One window of the Vigna radiata var. radiata cultivar VC1973A chromosome 1, Vradiata_ver6, whole genome shotgun sequence genome contains the following:
- the LOC106761457 gene encoding pectate lyase 1-like, whose translation MAFLKPQYLFLALLIFFFLSKLSFAKRSRINGLKLNVIDRCWRKNHELRGHQYQLATCSVGYAGKMINNIGNDLIHYKVTDSSDDPINPKPNTLRYGASIIQGKVWITFQRDMQIKLEKPLLISSFTTIDGRGVNVHIANNACLMIFKATNIIIHGIRVHHCKPQAPGIVMGPEGKVIPLGHVDGDAIRLVTASKIWIDHNTLYDCQDGLLDVTRGSTNVTISNNWFKNQDKVILLGHDDGYVRDKNMKVTMVYNHFGPNCNQRMPRIRHGYAHVANNFYQGWLQYAIGGSMEPSLKSEANLFVAPTIGNKEVTWRKSSDKSGGIWNFHSIRDIFENGASFNVTKGEGVKKPNYTKEQNFKVLDAKFVRLLTRSSGVLQYNKSYVY comes from the exons ATGGCATTTCTTAAACCTCAATACTTATTTTTGGctcttttgattttctttttcctttcaaaacTTAGTTTTGCAAAGCGATCAAGGATAAATGGTTTGAAATTGAATGTTATTGACCGATGCTGGAGAAAAAATCATGAATTAAGGGGACATCAATATCAATTAGCCACATGTTCTGTGGGTTATGCTGGCAAGATGATAAACAACATTGGTAATGATCTCATTCATTATAAAGTTACTGACTCTAGTGATGATCCTATAAATCCCAAGCCCAACACCTTGAGGTATGGAGCTTCTATTATTCAAGGTAAAGTGTGGATCACATTCCAAAGGGACATGCAAATTAAACTAGAGAAACCCCTTCTCATTAGTAGTTTTACCACCATTGATGGTCGAGGTGTTAATGTTCACATCGCTAATAATGCATGCTTAATGATCTTTAAG GCCACCAACATAATTATCCATGGCATTCGAGTTCACCATTGCAAACCTCAAGCCCCTGGGATCGTGATGGGGCCTGAAGGAAAGGTGATTCCTTTAGGTCATGTAGATGGAGATGCAATAAGATTGGTTACTGCTTCAAAAATTTGGATTGACCATAATACACTTTATGATTGTCAAGATGGTTTGCTTGATGTAACACGAGGTTCTACTAATGTGACTATCTCTAATAATTGGTTTAAAAACCAAGATAAGGTTATACTTCTTGGACATGATGATGGATATGTAAGAGATAAGAATATGAAGGTTACAATGGTGTATAATCATTTTGGACCTAATTGCAATCAACGTATGCCAAG GATTCGTCATGGATATGCACACGTCGCCAACAACTTTTATCAAGGATGGCTTCAATATGCCATTGGTGGAAGCATGGAACCTAGTCTCAAAAGTGAAGCTAACCTCTTTGTAGCACCAACTATAGGAAATAAGGAG GTGACATGGAGAAAGAGTAGTGATAAAAGTGGAGGTATATGGAACTTTCATTCGATAAgggatatttttgaaaatggaGCTTCCTTCAATGTAACGAAAGGAGAAGGTGTGAAAAAGCCAAATTATActaaagaacaaaattttaaagttcTAGATGCCAAATTTGTAAGATTATTGACACGTTCATCTGGTGtgttacaatacaataaaagttaTGTATACTGA
- the LOC106761436 gene encoding protein MAIN-LIKE 1-like, with product MVRTQGASFSSRGESSRGQSSTQGLARRRLTTSARRGWAAPIQDDPIAEDRAFEEEAYQAYEGPVQEETFEASDDDYEEEEHDVPDKQEEDVGGFPRGPRDASLLTHYVQHVAYGISQGQDRGDMLKLISYGIKVNKLGPCAEGIQHIVLNSSLMPLTQICYDYVDKGLLLRFIERWHFETSSFHLPVGQMTITLDDVSTLLHLPVLGQLCDLEELEFEEARTALVDLLGVDGGTTVAEVEDARGTKVRLSWLRDIYVQRCWSQDLDYAARAYLLHLICLGRCCTRPFV from the exons atgGTAAGAACACAAGGTGCATCTTTTAGTTCTCGTGGGGAGAGTTCTCGAGGACAGAGTTCTACACAAGGTTTAGCTAGGAGACGACTTACAACTTCGGCACGGAGAGGGTGGGCAGCTCCTATTCAGGATGACCCTATCGCTGAGGATCGAGCATTTGAGGAGGAGGCATATCAAGCGTACGAGGGTCCTGTTCAGGAGGAGACATTTGAGGCCTCTGATGACGATTATGAGGAGGAGGAACATGATGTTCCTGACAAACAGGAGGAGGATGTCGGTGGATTTCCTAGAGGTCCACGTGATGCTTCTTTGCTGACGCACTATGTTCAACATGTTGCTTATGGTATTTCACAGGGCCAG GATCGAGGGGATATGCTCAAGTTGATCTCGTATggtataaaagttaataaattaggACCGTGCGCCGAGGGAATTCAACACATTGTGTTGAATTCTTCTTTGATGCCTCTCACACAGATCTGCTACGATTACGTTGATAAGGGCTTGTTGCTCAGATTCATAGAGAGGTGGCACTTTGAGACGAGTAGTTTCCATCTCCCTGTAGGGCAGATGACGATCACGCTTGACGATGTATCCACTTTACTTCATCTCCCGGTGCTAGGACAATTATGTGATTTGGAGGAGTTGGAGTTTGAGGAGGCTCGTACAGCCCTCGTAGACCTGCTCGGCGTTGATGGTGGCACAACTGTTGCTGAGGTGGAGGATGCACGTGGTACTAAAGTCAGACTCAGCTGGCTGAGAGACATATATGTTCAGAGGTGTTGGTCGCAGGATTTAGATTATGCTGCCAGAGCATATCTGTTGCATCTA ATATGCTTGGGGCGTTGCTGCACTCGCCCATTTGTATGA
- the LOC106761447 gene encoding PKS-NRPS hybrid synthetase CHGG_01239-like — protein MAYDLGFIVVIIRSDKATGVRGRKTFVKLGCERGGKYRKYKVDALSSVYGTRKCECPFRLKGRPCSDGDGWVLNVMCGHHNHELAETLVGHPHARRLNMSEKSLLVDMTKSKVTPANILLTLKQNNDRNVTTINQIYNARQAYKRSLRGSRTELQQLMMLLNRDKYIHWSRCIDDSKVITDVFWTHPDAVKLLNSFNVVFMMDSTYKTNKYRLPLLEIVGMTCTGLTFSATFSFLFTKRQSNFTWASEKLKGLFITSEGSPKVIVTDRDLALMNAIANVFPESYQMVEFAHASLKKILSNSMGDLCSCWDSIHNFVTIQHNKIKTSFEKFGCSQVTLLKDTDLIAEELERGQQIGLDSSKYGCVLRRTFGVPCACELARYDPGMIPVGEFHIMWQRLHFSNVELNEIKPHLSIKDVLKQIEERFNEADIRGKVTIKQKLLDITCPTLTSMVPPLDKVKTKGAKKRKVQRTERSTTRDPSYFEYVDAFHSTMESLSVKK, from the exons ATGGCTTATGATTTAGGATTTATTGTGGTAATAATAAGATCTGATAAAGCTACTGGTGTACGGGGAAGAAAAACGTTCGTCAAACTTGGATGTGAAAGAGGAGGAAAATACCGGAAATACAAAGTCGATGCATTGTCGAGTGTATATGGCACTCGTAAATGTGAGTGTCCATTTAGATTAAAGGGTAGACCATGTTCAGATGGGGATGGATGGGTGTTGAATGTGATGTGTGGACATCACAATCATGAGTTGGCTGAAACTTTAGTTGGACACCCTCATGCTCGCAGGTTAAATATGAGTGAGAAGTCATTACTGGTTGATATGACAAAGAGTAAAGTTACACctgcaaatattttattaacccTCAAACAAAACAATGATCGAAATGTCACAACGATTAATCAAATCTACAACGCAAGGCAAGCGTATAAACGATCATTAAGAGGGTCCAGAACTGAACTACAACAACTTATGATGTTGTTGAACCGGGATAAGTACATTCATTGGAGTAGGTGTATCGACGATTCAAAGGTTATTACTGACGTGTTTTGGACACATCCTGATGCGGTGAAATTGTTAAACTCATTTAATGTTGTATTTATGATGGATTCCACgtataaaacaaacaaatatagaCTTCCGTTGCTTGAGATTGTGGGCATGACGTGTACAGGTTTAACCTTCTCAgcaacattttctttcttgtttacTAAAAGGCAGAGTAATTTCACATGGGCTTCGGAAAAGCTGAAAGGTTTATTTATAACATCTGAGGGTAGTCCTAAAGTCATTGTCACTGATCGAGACTTGGCTTTGATGAATGCCATTGCAAATGTATTCCCTGAGTCATATCAGAT ggTTGAGTTTGCTCATGCGAgtttgaagaaaattttgagCAATAGTATGGGTGATTTGTGTTCTTGTTGGGATAGTATTCATAACTTCGTTACCATACAACACAACAAGATTAAGACGTCATTTGAAAAATTTGGTTGCTCACAAGTTACCCTTTTAAAGGATACAG ATCTCATTGCCGAGGAATTAGAAAGAGGGCAACAGATAGGATTGGACTCATCAAAGTATGGATGCGTATTGAGACGTACATTTGGTGTCCCCTGTGCATGTGAATTAGCACGGTATGATCCTGGGATGATCCCTGTGGGTGAATTTCATATCATGTGGCAAAGATTGCATTTCTCAAATGTTGAATTAAATGAAATCAAGCCTCATCTATCTATTAAAGATGTGTTGAAACAAATAGAAGAACGATTCAATGAGGCTGACATTAGAGGTAAAGTTACCATTAAGCAGAAGTTACTTGATATTACTTGTCCTACATTGACATCAATGGTCCCTCCATTAGATAAAGTCAAGACAAAGGgtgcaaaaaaaagaaaagttcaacGAACAGAAAGGTCTACTACGCGGGATCCGTCATATTTTGAGTATGTCGACGCCTTTCATTCAACCATGGAATCTTTATctgtaaaaaagtaa